The sequence TCGCGCACCAGGCCCTGGTCCAGCAGCCATTTGCCAATGCTGCGGTAGGGCTGGTCATTGGTGCCGGCATAGGCCACGCGCACCTGGCGCACACGGCCATCGGCCTCGGTCAGCTCCAGCCGGCCCGAGCCCTGGATATGCAGCACCATGGCTTCCACCGGATCGTTCATCCAGGCGATGACCTTGCCCTGCAGCGCGGCCTGGGCCGCGGGCAGGGTTTCGATCTGCTGGCGCGTGTACCAGGGGCCGCCCTTGGCCGTGCGGCCGGCCGGCAGCGCGTAGAGCGGGATGTTGAATTCGGCCGTGGGCAAGCGGCTGGCGATGATTTGCGGCTCGTAATAGCTGGTCAGCATGCCGTCCACGCGGCCATCATGTCCTTCGACGCGATAGGGCTGCAGACGCGAGCGCAGCCACAGCTGCTGCTCGGCCTCGCTGGACAGGCTCATGCGCCGCACCTCGCCGCACAAGGGGGCAAATGTGGGGCTGGGCCGCTCGCAGTTTTTCAGAAAGGCATTCCAGGCCTCGTGCAGCGCATCCTGCTCCAGACCGGGCAACTCGGCCCAGCGCACAGGCACCCAGCGGCTCTTGGCCTGCAGTGCCGTGCCCGGCAGCGGCGCCGTATCGCTGCCATCGCCCAGGGCAATTGGCTGCTCGCCGGGCAGGCGCCCCGAGGGTCCGGGTTTGGGGGGACTGGAGCAGGCCACCAGGCTTCCTACAATGACAGCCATCAACGCACGCAGCGGGAGAGAGACATTCATGACCCTGATTTTGCTTGAAGCGCTGCTAGCCCTGCTGGTTCTGGTGCTGATTGTCTGGTGGACCATGTTCTCGGGCCGCCCCAAGGGCGAGCCGCCGCGCCGCCCCGGCCCCCCGCCACCCGAGCCTTGAGGCAGCTGCAAAGGTGCAAAGCTGGCGGACACATTGTCAGCATTTGCCATCGCTGCTGGCACGACCTTGCCAACTCCTGCTGTCTTACGCATTACCTGCTTACAACTTGCTATCCTTCCCTCCAGGTTGGCGTGCCCAGGTCGCCACTGTGTGCCGCAGGCCCCCGATATTCCAGGTCTGTGCCGTGGGCATCTCCACCACGCATACTTTTCACCACCTGTTAAGGAGGACTTCATGCACCGCAAAATCATCCTGGCC comes from Comamonas sp. GB3 AK4-5 and encodes:
- a CDS encoding murein transglycosylase A, producing the protein MNVSLPLRALMAVIVGSLVACSSPPKPGPSGRLPGEQPIALGDGSDTAPLPGTALQAKSRWVPVRWAELPGLEQDALHEAWNAFLKNCERPSPTFAPLCGEVRRMSLSSEAEQQLWLRSRLQPYRVEGHDGRVDGMLTSYYEPQIIASRLPTAEFNIPLYALPAGRTAKGGPWYTRQQIETLPAAQAALQGKVIAWMNDPVEAMVLHIQGSGRLELTEADGRVRQVRVAYAGTNDQPYRSIGKWLLDQGLVRDATWPGIKAWIAQNPGRTNELMWSNPRYVFFREEALEGVDVNFGPKGAQGVPLTPGRSIAVDRGSIPYGTPVWLHSTGPQVNLSRLVMAQDTGSAIVGAVRADYFMGWGHEAGDLAGRIKQNLRLWVLWPKGAPVRGS